Proteins encoded together in one Papaver somniferum cultivar HN1 unplaced genomic scaffold, ASM357369v1 unplaced-scaffold_21, whole genome shotgun sequence window:
- the LOC113339709 gene encoding uncharacterized protein LOC113339709 — protein sequence MKTLKTARFPQNKIVRHPILMTGFEGSQIHTYGYAYIDLKVGLIQSKVKFHVIEQEPDYLMILGHPWLHDNKVVPSTYHQYMKAILNNKIVRIPASSSPYAPVYDAEFLESQKSIPEPPSKVCSIPLPRWKTI from the coding sequence atgaagactctcaaaacAGCTAGGTTCCCACAGAATAAGATTGTCCGACACCCTATCCTGATGACAGGCTTTGAAGGAAGTCAGATCcatacatatgggtatgcatacatagatttgaagGTAGGGCTTATTCAGTCAAAAGTCAAGTTCCATGTGATCGAACAAGAGCCCGACTATCTCATGATACTTGGACatccatggctccatgataacaaggtggttccttcgaCGTACCATCAATACATGAAGGCTATActcaacaacaagatcgttcgcatcccAGCTtcgtcatctccttatgctcctgtCTACGatgctgagttccttgaatctcaaaagagCATTCCGGAGCCTCCAAGCAAGGTTTGCAGCATTCCACTCCCACGTTGGAAGACTATTTAA